In one Sulfitobacter sp. LCG007 genomic region, the following are encoded:
- a CDS encoding orotate phosphoribosyltransferase → MIPSAYPDAAEMARLTARMLLEIEAVHFNAEEPYIYSSGLPGPTYIDCRKLISYPRIRATLMDFLTVTVMRNAGFEAFDNIAGGETAGIPFAALVAERMGLPMTYVRKKPKGYGRNARIEGTMSEGQRVLLVEDLTTDGGSKLSFVDAIRETGALCGHTAVIFYYGIFPDTEKTLADHGVALHHLCTWWDVLAEARAQGTFDASTLAEVEAFLKAPRAWQDARKSV, encoded by the coding sequence ATGATCCCCTCGGCCTATCCCGATGCCGCCGAAATGGCCCGCCTGACGGCGCGCATGCTGCTCGAGATCGAGGCGGTGCATTTCAACGCCGAAGAGCCCTACATCTATTCCTCGGGGCTGCCGGGGCCGACCTACATCGACTGCCGCAAGCTGATCTCCTACCCGCGGATCCGCGCGACGCTGATGGATTTCCTGACCGTGACGGTGATGCGCAACGCGGGCTTCGAGGCTTTCGACAACATCGCCGGCGGCGAGACGGCGGGCATCCCTTTCGCGGCACTTGTGGCCGAGCGGATGGGCCTTCCGATGACCTATGTGCGCAAGAAGCCGAAAGGCTACGGGCGCAACGCGCGCATCGAAGGCACGATGAGCGAGGGCCAGCGAGTGCTGCTGGTGGAGGATCTCACCACCGACGGCGGCTCGAAGCTGAGCTTCGTGGACGCGATTCGCGAGACCGGCGCGCTGTGCGGACATACGGCGGTAATCTTCTATTACGGCATCTTTCCCGACACGGAAAAGACTCTGGCCGATCACGGGGTTGCGCTGCATCACCTGTGCACGTGGTGGGACGTTCTGGCCGAAGCGCGCGCGCAGGGCACGTTCGACGCGTCGACGCTGGCCGAGGTCGAAGCCTTCCTCAAGGCACCGCGCGCCTGGCAGGACGCCCGCAAATCGGTCTGA
- the pyrC gene encoding dihydroorotase: MSRTLTLRRPDDWHLHLRDGAMLEAVLPHTAAHFARAIVMPNLVPPVVTGAQAAAYRDRILAALPEGADFEPLMTLYLTEDTDPDDVAAAHASGIVKAVKLYPAGATTNSASGVRDFDRVRPVLERMAEIGLPLCLHGEVTDAGVDIFDREAVFIDRVLDPIRRATPGLRVIMEHITTADAVDYARSQDASLGATITTHHLVINRNHILAGGIRPHYYCLPVAKRESHRLALRDAATSGEARFFLGTDSAPHTDAAKLLPCGCAGCFTAPNTMAILAHVFEEENALDRLERFCSLNGPAFYGLPANTASMTLERAPAPALAQVETADGPVTVFDPGFTPAWRVA, encoded by the coding sequence ATGAGCCGGACCCTGACATTGCGCCGCCCCGACGACTGGCACCTGCATCTGCGCGATGGCGCGATGCTCGAGGCCGTCCTGCCCCATACCGCCGCACATTTCGCCCGCGCGATCGTGATGCCGAACCTCGTGCCGCCCGTGGTGACGGGGGCGCAGGCAGCGGCCTACCGGGACCGCATCCTCGCGGCATTGCCCGAGGGCGCGGACTTCGAACCGCTGATGACACTCTACCTGACCGAGGACACCGACCCCGACGATGTCGCCGCGGCACATGCCTCGGGTATCGTGAAGGCGGTCAAGCTGTACCCTGCCGGAGCGACCACCAATTCGGCGAGCGGCGTGCGCGATTTCGACCGTGTCCGGCCGGTGCTCGAACGCATGGCCGAAATCGGTCTGCCGCTTTGCCTGCACGGCGAGGTGACGGACGCCGGGGTGGACATCTTCGACCGCGAGGCCGTGTTCATCGATCGCGTGCTCGACCCGATCCGGCGGGCCACGCCGGGCCTGCGCGTGATCATGGAACATATCACCACGGCAGACGCCGTGGACTATGCCCGGTCGCAGGACGCGAGCCTCGGCGCGACGATCACCACGCATCACCTGGTCATCAACCGCAACCACATCCTCGCCGGGGGGATCCGGCCGCATTATTACTGCCTGCCGGTCGCGAAGCGCGAGAGCCATCGCCTGGCACTGCGCGATGCCGCAACCTCGGGCGAGGCGCGCTTCTTTCTCGGAACGGACAGCGCGCCGCATACGGATGCCGCCAAGCTGCTGCCCTGCGGCTGCGCGGGATGTTTCACCGCTCCGAACACGATGGCGATCCTCGCCCATGTCTTCGAGGAGGAGAATGCGCTCGACCGTCTCGAAAGGTTCTGTTCGCTGAACGGCCCGGCCTTCTACGGGCTGCCGGCCAACACGGCGAGCATGACGCTGGAGCGCGCGCCCGCCCCCGCTCTGGCGCAGGTGGAGACCGCGGATGGTCCGGTGACGGTATTCGATCCCGGCTTCACGCCGGCCTGGCGCGTTGCCTGA
- a CDS encoding phosphoadenosine phosphosulfate reductase encodes MTPPIDFGPSLKALNRSDWIAGIHAVADQHGYAINLGPRHMAAYVNGGSTLLVSFESRQGIQALSPVGHPLGWDMVLGYGWSQMTLICDGDTWFRDPEVYDFFDRLSDEGICDDFDEVLFYGAGPCGYAAAAFSVTAPGARVLAIQPQATLDPAMAGWDGRFTEMRRLDFTGRYGYAPHMIEAARRAFILYDPMQREDAMHAALFGGDNVTRLTLPNMGAALQTDLLEMDVLYDLLAMTSDSTLVPQDFAQLMRARRAHRPYLRRLLSRLEQDGREGLAELLCRNVARRLKEPGFGRRPGRKRVS; translated from the coding sequence ATGACACCGCCTATCGATTTCGGACCTTCGCTGAAGGCGCTCAACAGGTCGGACTGGATCGCCGGCATTCACGCGGTGGCCGACCAGCACGGCTACGCGATCAATCTTGGCCCGCGCCACATGGCGGCCTATGTCAACGGCGGCTCCACGCTGCTTGTCAGCTTCGAAAGCCGCCAGGGCATCCAGGCGCTCTCGCCCGTCGGGCATCCGCTGGGATGGGACATGGTGCTGGGCTACGGCTGGTCGCAGATGACGCTGATCTGCGACGGGGACACCTGGTTTCGCGATCCGGAGGTCTATGACTTCTTCGACCGGCTGTCCGACGAGGGCATCTGCGACGATTTCGACGAGGTGCTCTTCTACGGAGCCGGCCCCTGCGGGTACGCCGCCGCGGCCTTTTCCGTCACGGCCCCCGGCGCGCGGGTGCTGGCGATCCAGCCGCAGGCCACGCTCGACCCGGCCATGGCGGGCTGGGACGGCCGATTCACCGAGATGCGGCGGCTCGACTTCACCGGGCGCTACGGGTACGCGCCGCACATGATCGAGGCCGCGCGGCGGGCCTTCATCCTCTACGATCCGATGCAGCGGGAGGACGCGATGCATGCGGCGCTCTTCGGCGGGGACAACGTGACCCGGCTGACGCTGCCGAACATGGGCGCCGCGCTGCAGACCGACCTGCTGGAGATGGACGTGCTTTATGATCTGCTGGCCATGACAAGCGATTCGACCCTGGTCCCGCAGGATTTCGCCCAGCTGATGCGGGCGCGCCGCGCGCACAGGCCCTACCTGCGCCGCCTGTTGTCGAGACTCGAACAGGACGGGCGCGAAGGTCTGGCGGAGCTGCTCTGCCGGAATGTTGCGCGGCGTCTCAAGGAGCCGGGCTTCGGGCGCAGACCAGGACGGAAGCGGGTCAGCTGA
- a CDS encoding AAA family ATPase, whose amino-acid sequence MQPPATIDAVQELLAGQGYVCGRALGTVVFLSLALGRPLFLEGEAGVGKTEIARALAAGLGRRLIRLQCYEGLDAASAVCEWNFPAQMVAIRTAEASGGADRAALREELFSHDYLIERPLLQAMMPHREGPPVLLIDELDRSDEPFEAFLLEALGDFQVTIPEIGTIRAPEPPIVVVTSNRTREVHDALKRRCLYHWVDYPDFDREMEVLRARAPGTSEALSREVVAFVQKLRTEDLFKKPGVAETIDWARCLLALDVIALSPEVIADTLGAILKYQDDIQKLQGSEAGRILEAARSSLEPA is encoded by the coding sequence ATGCAGCCACCCGCCACGATCGACGCCGTCCAGGAGTTGCTGGCCGGACAAGGCTATGTATGCGGCAGGGCGCTCGGCACGGTGGTGTTCCTCTCCCTGGCCCTCGGCCGGCCGCTCTTTCTGGAAGGCGAGGCGGGCGTGGGCAAGACCGAGATCGCCAGGGCGCTTGCGGCGGGGCTCGGACGCCGTCTGATCCGCCTGCAGTGCTACGAGGGGCTCGATGCTGCCTCCGCGGTCTGCGAATGGAACTTCCCCGCCCAGATGGTGGCGATCCGCACCGCCGAAGCCTCCGGCGGCGCGGACAGGGCCGCCTTGCGCGAGGAACTCTTCAGCCACGATTACCTGATCGAACGTCCGCTCCTGCAGGCGATGATGCCGCATCGGGAAGGCCCGCCGGTCCTGCTCATCGACGAACTCGACCGAAGCGACGAACCCTTCGAAGCCTTTCTGCTCGAGGCGCTCGGCGACTTCCAGGTCACGATCCCCGAGATCGGCACCATCCGCGCGCCCGAGCCGCCCATCGTCGTCGTCACCTCGAACCGCACCCGCGAGGTGCATGACGCGCTCAAGCGCCGCTGCCTGTACCACTGGGTCGACTACCCCGATTTCGACCGCGAGATGGAAGTGCTGCGCGCACGCGCGCCCGGCACCTCCGAGGCGCTCAGCCGCGAAGTCGTGGCCTTCGTCCAGAAGCTGCGCACCGAAGATCTGTTCAAGAAACCGGGCGTCGCCGAGACCATCGACTGGGCCAGATGCCTTCTCGCCCTCGACGTGATCGCGCTCAGCCCCGAGGTCATCGCCGACACACTCGGCGCGATCCTGAAATACCAGGACGACATCCAGAAGCTGCAGGGATCCGAGGCCGGCCGCATCCTCGAGGCCGCGCGATCCTCGCTCGAACCCGCATGA
- a CDS encoding VWA domain-containing protein, giving the protein MAEHLPLELPETPRLAGNIAHFARALRKAGLPIGPGRIIDAVRAVEAAGFTERQDFYWTLHACFVSRPEHRAVFAQIFRLYWRDPRYLEHMMSMLLPAVRGVQEERKADAAAKRAAEALLDGSEPPRAAAADDSGDEMQIEIDARQTASAEERLRTLDFEQMSTAEMAEARRMLSRLRLPVDPIRSRRTGASRLGHRVDARRTLRAAMKQGGEMHHIALKTRRERWPNLVVLCDISGSMSRYSRTVLHFLHAVSNARGDGWARVHAFTFGTRLTNITRHLRQRDVDAALAAAGSEARDWEGGTRIGACLQAFNREWSRRVMGQGAVVLLITDGLDRGDPDVLGRQMERLHLSARRLIWLNPLLRWDGFAPKATGIRAMLPHVDSFRAGHSVASLQDLAAVITDRQDSGEKMRLRALMADTGSA; this is encoded by the coding sequence TTGGCCGAACATCTCCCGCTGGAGCTTCCCGAGACGCCCCGGCTCGCCGGGAACATCGCCCATTTCGCCCGCGCCCTTCGCAAGGCGGGGCTGCCCATCGGGCCCGGTCGCATCATCGACGCGGTGCGCGCCGTCGAGGCGGCGGGGTTCACCGAACGGCAGGACTTCTACTGGACGCTGCATGCCTGTTTCGTCAGCCGGCCCGAGCATCGGGCGGTCTTTGCGCAGATCTTCCGTCTCTACTGGCGTGATCCGCGCTATCTCGAGCACATGATGTCGATGCTGCTTCCGGCCGTGCGCGGCGTGCAGGAAGAGCGCAAGGCCGATGCAGCCGCGAAGCGGGCGGCCGAGGCCTTGCTCGACGGAAGCGAACCGCCTCGGGCCGCGGCAGCGGACGACAGCGGCGACGAGATGCAGATCGAGATCGACGCGCGCCAGACCGCCTCGGCCGAGGAACGCCTTCGCACGCTCGACTTCGAGCAGATGAGCACCGCGGAGATGGCCGAGGCACGGCGCATGCTGTCGCGGCTCCGCCTGCCGGTCGATCCCATTCGCTCGCGCCGCACCGGTGCCAGCCGCCTCGGGCACCGTGTCGATGCGCGCCGCACCCTGCGTGCGGCGATGAAACAGGGGGGCGAGATGCATCACATCGCGCTCAAGACCCGTCGCGAGCGCTGGCCCAACCTGGTCGTGCTCTGCGACATCTCGGGCTCGATGAGCCGGTATTCCCGGACCGTGCTGCATTTCCTGCACGCCGTCAGCAATGCGCGCGGGGATGGCTGGGCGAGGGTGCATGCCTTCACGTTCGGCACCCGGCTCACCAACATCACCCGTCATCTGCGACAGCGCGATGTGGACGCCGCGCTGGCCGCGGCCGGGTCGGAAGCCCGGGACTGGGAAGGCGGGACCCGCATCGGCGCCTGCCTTCAGGCGTTCAATCGGGAATGGTCGCGCAGGGTCATGGGGCAGGGGGCGGTGGTGCTGCTGATCACCGACGGGCTCGACCGGGGCGATCCCGACGTGCTCGGGCGCCAGATGGAGCGGCTGCACCTGTCCGCCCGCCGCCTGATCTGGCTGAACCCGCTGCTGCGCTGGGACGGCTTCGCCCCGAAGGCGACAGGGATCCGGGCGATGCTGCCCCATGTGGACAGCTTCCGCGCCGGCCATTCCGTGGCCTCGCTGCAAGACCTCGCCGCGGTCATCACGGACCGTCAGGACTCGGGGGAAAAGATGCGCCTCCGGGCGCTGATGGCGGACACGGGATCCGCTTGA
- a CDS encoding PAS domain-containing protein, translated as MQFSREALRYPVQDDRMSEFDIACDVCAKMQIPITLADPSLEDYPLVYCNAAFTRLTGYKLSSVEGMNCRFLQGENTNADDAAALKTGLLERNWCAQTITNYRQDGIEFNNLVVLQDLVLMDGTRLVLGCQYEFHTATDKRHVYAHLVDVEKISAAGFAMVEAAARPRRNTLLMRSENAMMKIQTHTIYRNLGGVFT; from the coding sequence GTGCAGTTCTCGCGCGAAGCGCTGCGCTATCCAGTTCAGGACGACAGAATGAGCGAGTTTGATATAGCTTGCGACGTATGCGCGAAGATGCAGATCCCCATCACGCTCGCCGATCCGTCCCTCGAGGATTATCCGCTTGTTTACTGTAACGCGGCGTTCACGCGACTCACCGGTTACAAACTCAGTAGCGTCGAGGGGATGAACTGCCGGTTTCTTCAGGGCGAGAACACCAACGCCGACGATGCCGCAGCGCTGAAAACCGGACTTCTGGAGCGAAACTGGTGCGCGCAGACGATCACGAATTACAGGCAGGACGGTATCGAGTTCAACAACCTTGTTGTCCTGCAAGATCTGGTCCTGATGGACGGGACGCGCCTTGTGCTTGGCTGCCAGTACGAATTTCACACCGCTACCGACAAGCGGCATGTCTACGCGCATCTGGTTGACGTCGAGAAGATCTCGGCGGCTGGCTTTGCAATGGTCGAGGCCGCGGCCAGACCCCGGCGCAACACATTGTTGATGCGCTCCGAAAACGCCATGATGAAAATCCAGACCCACACAATATACCGGAACCTCGGCGGCGTTTTTACCTGA
- the purL gene encoding phosphoribosylformylglycinamidine synthase subunit PurL codes for MQEPAITPELIAAHGLKPDEYERILQIVGRVPTFTELGIFSAMWNEHCSYKSSRKWLRTLPTTGPQVICGPGENAGVVDIGDGQAVVFKMESHNHPSYIEPYQGAATGVGGILRDVFTMGARPIAAMNALSFGEPSHPKTRRLVNGVVEGIGGYGNCFGVPTVGGEVRFDPAYNGNCLVNAFAAGLADADAIFYSAASGVGMPVVYLGAKTGRDGVGGATMASAEFDDTIEEKRPTVQVGDPFTEKRLMEACLELMATGAVISIQDMGAAGLTCSAVEMGDKGNLGVRLDLERVPVREENMTAYEMMLSESQERMLMVLRPELEAEAKAVFDKWDLDFAIVGETIAEDRFLVMLDGEVKADLPLKALSGDAPEYDRPWVATPAATALGPVPDFDPIDGLKALISDPNHAAKNWVFEQYDTTVMGDSVRRPGIGAGIVRVHGTGKALAFTSDVTPRYVRANPVEGGKQAVAEAYRNLCAVGARPLAATDNLNFGNPEKPEIMGQFVGAIEGIGAACAALDMPIVSGNVSLYNETDGTAILPTPTIGAVGLIGADEIAIGSTVRDGDLALMLGETRGHLGQSAILQAVFGRAEGDAPPVDLEAEKACGEFIRAQRKLIGACTDLSDGGLALAAFELAEASGLGVTLAAGDTGALFGEDQARYLIACSVDAAEALTAAAGAAGLPLAIVGRFGGDVVRFAASSAPLSELSAIYRNSFEKAVA; via the coding sequence ATGCAAGAGCCAGCCATCACACCGGAACTTATTGCCGCGCACGGGCTGAAGCCCGACGAATACGAGCGCATCCTGCAGATCGTCGGACGCGTTCCGACCTTCACCGAACTCGGCATCTTCTCGGCCATGTGGAACGAGCATTGCTCTTACAAGTCGTCCAGGAAATGGCTCCGCACCCTTCCCACCACGGGTCCGCAGGTCATCTGCGGTCCGGGTGAGAACGCCGGTGTCGTCGATATCGGCGACGGACAGGCGGTGGTCTTCAAGATGGAGAGCCACAACCATCCGTCCTACATCGAACCCTATCAGGGCGCCGCGACAGGCGTCGGCGGGATCCTGCGCGATGTCTTCACCATGGGCGCCCGCCCCATCGCCGCCATGAACGCGCTGAGCTTCGGCGAACCCTCGCACCCAAAGACCCGGCGCCTGGTCAACGGCGTGGTCGAAGGCATCGGAGGCTATGGCAACTGCTTTGGCGTCCCCACCGTCGGCGGTGAGGTCAGGTTCGACCCCGCCTACAACGGCAACTGCCTCGTCAACGCGTTTGCGGCAGGGCTCGCGGACGCGGATGCAATCTTCTACTCGGCGGCCTCGGGCGTGGGCATGCCGGTGGTCTACCTCGGCGCCAAGACGGGTCGCGACGGGGTCGGCGGCGCAACGATGGCGTCGGCCGAATTCGACGATACCATCGAGGAAAAGCGTCCCACGGTGCAGGTGGGCGACCCCTTCACCGAAAAGCGCCTGATGGAGGCCTGTCTCGAACTCATGGCCACGGGCGCGGTAATCTCGATCCAGGACATGGGCGCAGCGGGGCTGACCTGCTCGGCGGTCGAGATGGGCGACAAGGGCAATCTCGGCGTCCGGCTCGACCTCGAGCGGGTGCCGGTGCGCGAAGAGAACATGACCGCCTACGAGATGATGCTCTCGGAAAGCCAGGAGCGCATGCTCATGGTCCTGCGCCCCGAGCTCGAGGCCGAGGCCAAGGCGGTGTTCGACAAGTGGGACCTCGACTTCGCCATCGTCGGCGAGACCATCGCCGAGGACCGCTTTCTCGTCATGCTCGACGGAGAGGTGAAGGCCGATCTGCCGCTCAAGGCGCTTTCCGGGGACGCGCCGGAATACGATCGACCCTGGGTGGCGACGCCCGCGGCGACAGCCCTGGGACCGGTGCCCGACTTCGACCCCATTGACGGGCTCAAGGCCCTGATCTCGGACCCGAACCATGCGGCCAAGAACTGGGTCTTCGAGCAATATGACACGACCGTCATGGGCGATAGCGTCCGCCGCCCCGGAATCGGAGCCGGCATCGTCCGTGTGCACGGCACCGGCAAGGCGTTGGCCTTCACCTCGGACGTGACTCCGCGCTACGTCCGGGCCAACCCGGTCGAGGGCGGCAAGCAGGCGGTCGCCGAAGCCTATCGCAACCTCTGTGCCGTGGGGGCACGGCCACTTGCCGCCACGGACAACCTCAACTTCGGCAATCCCGAGAAACCCGAGATCATGGGTCAGTTCGTCGGGGCCATCGAGGGGATAGGTGCGGCCTGCGCCGCGCTCGACATGCCCATCGTGTCGGGCAACGTCTCGCTTTACAACGAAACCGACGGGACCGCGATCCTGCCGACGCCCACCATCGGCGCCGTGGGCCTGATCGGAGCGGACGAGATCGCGATCGGGTCGACGGTAAGAGACGGGGATCTTGCGCTCATGCTGGGCGAGACGCGCGGCCACCTCGGTCAATCGGCGATCCTTCAGGCCGTCTTCGGTCGCGCCGAAGGCGATGCACCGCCTGTCGATCTGGAAGCCGAGAAGGCCTGCGGCGAATTCATCCGCGCGCAGCGCAAGCTGATCGGTGCCTGCACGGATCTTTCCGACGGCGGGCTTGCGCTGGCGGCGTTCGAACTGGCCGAAGCGTCGGGCCTGGGAGTCACGCTCGCCGCTGGCGACACGGGCGCGCTGTTCGGCGAGGACCAGGCCCGCTACCTCATCGCCTGCTCCGTCGACGCAGCCGAGGCGCTGACCGCCGCGGCGGGGGCGGCCGGGCTTCCGCTTGCCATCGTCGGGCGTTTCGGCGGAGACGTCGTGCGCTTCGCCGCGTCCTCTGCCCCGCTCTCCGAGCTTTCGGCAATCTATCGAAACAGTTTCGAGAAAGCCGTGGCCTGA
- a CDS encoding PRC-barrel domain-containing protein yields the protein MTRKFLITTAAVAMMAGAPVAYAQSSMGTYDAEKRLELQSDMGQAMTAAKGAEVVLSDGTRLGTITDVMSDGSGDANFYVELEDGSVVDADWLDITVSPANVSIDGNVVGLNATKEELATAAAPAGEGEATGGKATIYLQ from the coding sequence ATGACACGCAAGTTTCTGATCACGACCGCAGCAGTCGCAATGATGGCCGGCGCGCCCGTCGCCTATGCTCAAAGCAGCATGGGAACCTATGACGCGGAGAAGCGCCTCGAACTTCAGTCCGACATGGGTCAGGCGATGACGGCGGCCAAGGGCGCGGAAGTTGTCCTGAGCGACGGCACGCGGCTCGGCACGATCACCGATGTGATGAGCGACGGTTCTGGCGACGCGAACTTCTACGTCGAGCTCGAGGATGGATCCGTTGTTGACGCCGACTGGCTCGACATCACGGTGTCGCCCGCGAATGTCAGCATCGATGGAAACGTGGTCGGTCTGAACGCGACCAAGGAAGAGCTTGCCACCGCGGCCGCACCGGCAGGCGAAGGCGAGGCGACAGGTGGCAAGGCGACCATCTACCTGCAATAA
- a CDS encoding LysR family transcriptional regulator: MDWDKLRIFHAVADAGSLTHAGEKLNLSQSAVSRQIRGLEEQLDTTLFHRHARGLILTEQGELLFDATSAMAKRLDTAAARIRDSEDEVFGELRVTTTTGFGTLWLAPRLGKLYEQYPDLKVDLMLEERVLDLPMREADVAIRMKEPSQADLIRKRLMSVRMCLYATPAYLERAGTPKVISDIHSHRLISQNTESDQVGAGLRLIKHLMTYEIRSMLTVNNYFGVLQGVLNDLGIGVLPDYLTQDFANLVQVLPDVESAEVPVFLAYPEELRHSQRIAAFRDFVQEEIISYRKQLRDLQKG, from the coding sequence ATGGATTGGGACAAGTTACGAATATTTCACGCGGTCGCGGACGCCGGCTCGCTCACGCATGCCGGCGAAAAGCTGAACCTGTCCCAATCGGCGGTCAGCCGGCAGATCCGCGGGCTTGAAGAGCAGCTCGATACCACGCTGTTCCATCGCCATGCCCGCGGCCTGATCCTTACCGAGCAGGGCGAATTGCTGTTCGATGCCACCTCGGCGATGGCAAAGCGTCTCGACACGGCCGCCGCGCGCATCCGCGACAGCGAGGACGAGGTGTTCGGCGAACTCAGGGTCACCACAACCACCGGTTTCGGTACGCTCTGGCTCGCGCCGCGGCTGGGCAAGCTCTACGAGCAATATCCGGACCTGAAGGTGGATCTCATGCTCGAGGAGCGCGTGCTCGACCTTCCCATGCGCGAGGCGGATGTCGCCATCAGAATGAAAGAGCCGAGCCAGGCGGATCTGATCCGCAAGCGTCTCATGTCCGTGCGCATGTGCCTCTATGCGACGCCCGCATATCTCGAACGCGCCGGAACGCCCAAGGTGATCTCGGACATCCACTCGCATCGTCTGATCAGCCAAAACACCGAAAGCGACCAGGTCGGCGCCGGCCTGCGCCTCATCAAGCACCTGATGACCTACGAAATCCGCTCGATGCTGACGGTGAACAATTACTTCGGCGTGCTTCAGGGCGTGCTGAACGACCTCGGGATCGGCGTGCTTCCGGATTATCTGACCCAGGATTTCGCGAATCTCGTCCAGGTTCTGCCGGACGTCGAGTCGGCGGAAGTGCCGGTCTTTCTGGCCTACCCGGAAGAACTGCGCCATTCCCAGCGCATCGCGGCCTTCCGCGATTTCGTTCAGGAAGAGATCATCAGTTACCGCAAACAGCTTCGCGACCTGCAGAAAGGCTGA